In Papaver somniferum cultivar HN1 chromosome 1, ASM357369v1, whole genome shotgun sequence, a genomic segment contains:
- the LOC113362531 gene encoding uncharacterized protein LOC113362531, which yields MQQNINGNTPLHIAARSGSTDIVSLFIDQAGNSQVIGEDEDYDDIDVEKGILPAEQKATCKSSVEQLVRIANKSKNTALHEALLCQTDSRISKILRSADPGFEYFANDSGETPLYLAVKFGTPDLVDYMLKICPSQSYGAPGGRTTLHALALRDSDSFKEEYSRLVYLLRHIVKEVDKNGRTALHYAVLYDNNEFLDAVMEVNPSVCYISDKDGMTALHHAAANGDYGSINAMKKMIQHCLDCWEVLDNKGRNFLHVAAQYNNSNVLKYVLNEISSDTVVETIIRMKDKNGKEPCQMHPNFSYILSRNTSVMQTTRDADEIVKFEEALIREEREAKEVKFRNSAEFKETEKTRREQMEYYNQTLLVVSALIATVAFAANFTLPGGYNNDRPDEGMALLVSKPSFIVFIVSNSLAMVLSALAILIQFVGKMVSFSNFSSIQTDFKNERLLMTTIICNLLSIFAMMVAFVAGTYTVLGHVPGLAIPVCILGCIFFVLSFFVIYVIVKWLNDSKDDVVDTDQE from the exons ATGCAACAAAACATTAACGGAAATACTCCTTTACATATAGCAGCAAGGTCAGGGTCAACAGACATAGTTTCACTATTTATTGATCAAGCTGGAAATTCTCAAGTGATCGGGGAAGATGAAGACTATGACGATATTGATGTCGAAAAAGGGATATTGCCAGCTGAACAAAAAGCAACGTGTAAAAGCAGTGTGGAGCAACTTGTGAGGATTGCAAATAAATCAAAGAATACAGCGCTTCACGAGGCGCTGCTATGTCAAACAGACTCTAGGATATCAAAGATATTAAGAAGTGCAGACCCAGGTTTTGAATATTTCGCCAACGATTCCGGTGAGACTCCACTTTACCTTGCTGTCAAGTTCGGGACTCCTGATCTTGTGGACTATATGCTCAAGATTTGTCCATCCCAAAGCTATGGTGCCCCCGGTGGAAGGACGACGTTGCATGCACTAGCACTGCGAGATTCCGACTCCTTTAAAG AGGAATATTCAAGATTGGTCTATCTATTGAGACATATAGTAAAAGAAGTTGACAAAAATGGGCGTACTGCACTTCATTACGCAGTGCTGTACGATAACAATGAGTTCCTTGATGCGGTAATGGAAGTCAATCCATCTGTTTGTTATATTTCTGATAAAGATGGTATGACAGCTCTCCACCACGCAGCAGCAAATGGTGATTATGGGAGTATAAATGCAATGAAAAAGATGATTCAACACTGCCTGGATTGCTGGGAAGTGCTAGACAATAAAGGAAGAAATTTTCTTCATGTTGCTGCTCAGTATAATAATTCCAATGTACTCAAATACGTTCTAAACGAGATTAGCTCAGATACGGTGGTGGAGACAATTATAAGAATGAAAGATAAAAACGGAAAAGAACCTTGTCAAATGCACCCCAACTTCTCTTACATCCTCTCACGTAACACCAGTGTAATGCAGACTACCAGGGACGCGGATGAAATTGTGAAGTTTGAGGAAGCTCTTATCCGCGAAGAG AGAGAAGCTAAGgaagtaaaatttagaaattcaGCTGAGTTTAAGGAAACAGAAAAAACTAGGAGAGAACAGATGGAGTATTATAACCAAACCCTTTTGGTGGTGTCAGCACTCATAGCAACTGTTGCATTTGCAGCGAATTTTACATTACCTGGAGGTTACAACAACGACCGACCAGACGAAGGCATGGCCTTACTAGTTAGTAAACCGTCTTTTATCGTGTTTATAGTTTCTAACAGTTTGGCCATGGTTCTCTCTGCTTTGGCTATTTTGATCCAATTTGTGGGCAAAATGGTatcattttcaaatttttcatcaaTTCAAACTGACTTCAAGAACGAAAGGCTACTCATGACGACAATTATATGCAATCTGCTCTCTATCTTTGCAATGATGGTGGCATTCGTGGCAGGAACCTATACAGTGTTAGGCCACGTACCTGGACTTGCAATTCCTGTTTGTATTCTTGGTTGTATCTTCTTTGTTTTGTCTTTCTTTGTGATCTACGTGATAGTGAAATGGTTGAATGATAGCAAGGATGATGTGGTAGACACCGATCAAGAATAA